The following coding sequences lie in one Cucurbita pepo subsp. pepo cultivar mu-cu-16 chromosome LG13, ASM280686v2, whole genome shotgun sequence genomic window:
- the LOC111808672 gene encoding uncharacterized protein LOC111808672 isoform X1 gives MASTNSPPNIDSSELTEDLATKALNKRYECLVTVRTKAIKGKGAWYWAHLEPVLIRNPSNSLPKAVKLKCSLCDSVFSASNPSRTASEHLKRGTCPNLSSISLSNASASPLPISSIPSPTFHNHKKRSSPMNAPILTASYQVHSLAMIEPTRSYAPLISSPRTPVAQNPRLSQHQLVLSGGKDDLGALEMLENSVKKLKSPHASPGPRLSKEQIDSAIELLTDWLIESCGSVSLSCLEHPKFKALLSQLGLPSIPRTDILGARLDSKFEEAKADSEARIRDAASFQIASDGWKNKNCCGEESVVKFMVNLPNGTTVFQKALFTGGLVSSKYAEEVILDTVNEICGSDLQKCVGIIADKYKAKALRNLEIKYHWMVNLSCQLQGFISLIKDFNKELPLFRVVTENCLKVANFVSTKSQVRDCLNKYKVQELEGHLLLHVPSPNCDTSKNFSPVYAMLDDLLSCAHVLQMAVLDESYKLACMEDSLATEVSSLIQNERFWDEVEAVHSFVKMIRGMAREIEAERPLIGQCLPLWEELRSKVKEWCAKYSIAEEPVEKIIEKRFRKNYHPAWSAAFILDPLYLRRDINGKYLPPFKCLSQDQEKDVDSLVNRLVSREEAHVAFMELMKWRSEGLDPLYAQAVQVKQRDPLTGKMKIANPQSRRLVWETCLSEFKTLAKVALRLIFLHSTSCGYKCKCSIMNLVCSHRHSRVGLEKAQKMVFVAAHAKLERGDFSNEGDKDAELFSMADGENDILNEVFSDAPSINVVDMFDQTEPELSEVNLGLGTISLQLKMHFTEGIPNISPVVPAYVTF, from the exons ATGGCTTCCACGAACTCACCGCCTAACATTGACTCTTCGGAGTTGACGGAGGATTTAGCGACGAAGGCTTTGAATAAACGGTATGAGTGCCTTGTAACTGTTCGAACGAAGGCTATTAAGGGGAAAGGAGCTTGGTATTGGGCTCATTTGGAGCCTGTTCTTATACGGAATCCTAGTAATAGTCTTCCGAAAGCGGTGAAGCTCAAGTGTTCTTTGTGCGATTCTGTTTTTTCGGCTTCGAACCCTTCGCGGACTGCATCTGAGCATTTGAAGCGAGGCACTTGTCCTAATTTGAGCTCCATTTCTCTGTCTAATGCTTCGGCGTCGCCGTTGCCGATATCGTCCATCCCTTCTCCGACATTTCACAACCACAAGAAGCGAAGCTCCCCAATGAATGCTCCAATTCTTACTGCTTCCTATCAAGTTCATTCGCTTGCCATGATTGAGCCGACGCGGTCCTATGCTCCGCTAATTTCCTCGCCGCGGACGCCAGTGGCTCAAAATCCGCGGTTGAGTCAGCATCAGTTGGTGTTATCAGGTGGGAAAGATGATTTGGGTGCACTAGAAATGCTGGAAAACAGTGTCAAGAAACTGAAGAGTCCACATGCCTCACCTGGACCAAGGCTAAGTAAGGAACAAATCGATTCTGCCATCGAATTACTGACTGATTGGCTTATTGAGTCATGTGGGTCAGTGTCGCTTTCGTGCCTTGAGCACCCAAAGTTCAAAGCCTTGCTTAGTCAGTTAGGTTTGCCTTCAATACCTCGAACCGACATTTTAGGAGCTCGGCTCGACTCCAAGTTTGAAGAGGCCAAAGCTGATTCAGAAGCCAGGATTAGAGATGCAGCGTCTTTTCAAATTGCTTCAGATGGCTGGAAGAATAAGAACTGCTGTGGCGAAGAGAGTGTAGTTAAATTTATGGTCAATCTTCCAAATGGTACTACTGTGTTTCAAAAAGCACTATTTACAGGGGGACTGGTATCATCCAAGTATGCCGAAGAGGTTATTTTGGATACGGTCAACGAGATTTGTGGGAGTGATCTGCAGAAATGTGTGGGGATAATTGCAGATAAGTATAAGGCCAAGGCGTTGAGGAATTTGGAGATAAAGTATCATTGGATGGTAAATCTCTCTTGCCAGCTTCAGGGTTTTATTAGTTTGATAAAGGATTTTAACAAAGAGCTTCCACTTTTCAGGGTAGTTACTGAAAATTGCTTGAAGGTTGCAAACTTTGTAAGCACCAAATCTCAAGTTAGGGATTGTTTAAACAAGTATAAGGTGCAGGAGTTAGAGGGCCATTTGTTGCTTCATGTTCCTTCGCCAAACTGTGATACATCCAAAAACTTTTCTCCTGTTTATGCTATGCTTGATGATTTGCTTAGCTGTGCTCATGTGCTTCAAATGGCTGTGTTAGACGAGTCCTATAAGCTGGCATGCATGGAGGATTCACTTGCCACTGAGGTTTCTAGTCTGATACAAAATGAACGCTTTTGGGATGAAGTAGAGGCAGTTCATTCATTTGTAAAGATGATCCGAGGGATGGCTCGAGAGATTGAAGCCGAAAGGCCACTGATAGGGCAATGCTTGCCTCTTTGGGAAGAGCTGAGATCAAAAGTGAAGGAATGGTGTGCAAAATACAGCATAGCCGAAGAGCCAGtggaaaaaattatagaaaagcGGTTTAGGAAAAATTATCATCCAGCATGGTCAGCTGCATTTATTCTGGACCCTCTTTACTTGAGGAGGGACATAAATGGGAAATATCTTCCACCCTTCAAGTGCCTTTCGCAAGATCAGGAAAAGGATGTGGATTCACTTGTTAATCGGTTGGTGTCCAGGGAAGAAGCTCATGTCGCATTCATGGAGCTTATGAAATGGAGATCCGAAGGACTAGACCCACTTTATGCTCAGGCAGTTCAGGTTAAACAACGAGACCCTTTAACTGGAAAGATGAAAATTGCCAACCCACAGAGTAGGCGCCTTGTCTGGGAAACTTGCCTAAGCGAGTTTAAGACCCTTGCCAAGGTTGCACTAAGGCTCATTTTCCTCCATTCAACATCTTGTGGCTACAAGTGTAAATGTTCTATCATGAATTTGGTTTGCTCGCATCGACACTCCAGGGTCGGCTTGGAGAAAGCTCAGAAGATGGTATTTGTTGCAGCTCATGCCAAGCTTGAAAGGGGTGACTTTTCTAACGAGGGAGACAAAGATGCAGAACTATTTTCAATGGCAGATGGTGAAAATGACATACTCAATGAGGTCTTTTCTGATGCACCCTCAAT TAACGTGGTGGATATGTTTGATCAAACGGAACCAGAGCTGTCAGAAGTCAACCTCGGACTAGGTACCATATCTTTGCAGCTGAAGATGCACTTCACCGAAGGAATCCCAAATATATCTCCTGTTGTGCCTGCTTATGTCACTTTTTGA
- the LOC111808672 gene encoding uncharacterized protein LOC111808672 isoform X11: MASTNSPPNIDSSELTEDLATKALNKRYECLVTVRTKAIKGKGAWYWAHLEPVLIRNPSNSLPKAVKLKCSLCDSVFSASNPSRTASEHLKRGTCPNLSSISLSNASASPLPISSIPSPTFHNHKKRSSPMNAPILTASYQVHSLAMIEPTRSYAPLISSPRTPVAQNPRLSQHQLVLSGGKDDLGALEMLENSVKKLKSPHASPGPRLSKEQIDSAIELLTDWLIESCGSVSLSCLEHPKFKALLSQLGLPSIPRTDILGARLDSKFEEAKADSEARIRDAASFQIASDGWKNKNCCGEESVVKFMVNLPNGTTVFQKALFTGGLVSSKYAEEVILDTVNEICGSDLQKCVGIIADKYKAKALRNLEIKYHWMVNLSCQLQGFISLIKDFNKELPLFRVVTENCLKVANFVSTKSQVRDCLNKYKVQELEGHLLLHVPSPNCDTSKNFSPVYAMLDDLLSCAHVLQMAVLDESYKLACMEDSLATEVSSLIQNERFWDEVEAVHSFVKMIRGMAREIEAERPLIGQCLPLWEELRSKVKEWCAKYSIAEEPVEKIIEKRFRKNYHPAWSAAFILDPLYLRRDINGKYLPPFKCLSQDQEKDVDSLVNRLVSREEAHVAFMELMKWRSEGLDPLYAQAVQVKQRDPLTGKMKIANPQSRRLVWETCLSEFKTLAKVALRLIFLHSTSCGYKCKCSIMNLVCSHRHSRVGLEKAQKMVFVAAHAKLERGDFSNEGDKDAELFSMADGENDILNEGWL; the protein is encoded by the exons ATGGCTTCCACGAACTCACCGCCTAACATTGACTCTTCGGAGTTGACGGAGGATTTAGCGACGAAGGCTTTGAATAAACGGTATGAGTGCCTTGTAACTGTTCGAACGAAGGCTATTAAGGGGAAAGGAGCTTGGTATTGGGCTCATTTGGAGCCTGTTCTTATACGGAATCCTAGTAATAGTCTTCCGAAAGCGGTGAAGCTCAAGTGTTCTTTGTGCGATTCTGTTTTTTCGGCTTCGAACCCTTCGCGGACTGCATCTGAGCATTTGAAGCGAGGCACTTGTCCTAATTTGAGCTCCATTTCTCTGTCTAATGCTTCGGCGTCGCCGTTGCCGATATCGTCCATCCCTTCTCCGACATTTCACAACCACAAGAAGCGAAGCTCCCCAATGAATGCTCCAATTCTTACTGCTTCCTATCAAGTTCATTCGCTTGCCATGATTGAGCCGACGCGGTCCTATGCTCCGCTAATTTCCTCGCCGCGGACGCCAGTGGCTCAAAATCCGCGGTTGAGTCAGCATCAGTTGGTGTTATCAGGTGGGAAAGATGATTTGGGTGCACTAGAAATGCTGGAAAACAGTGTCAAGAAACTGAAGAGTCCACATGCCTCACCTGGACCAAGGCTAAGTAAGGAACAAATCGATTCTGCCATCGAATTACTGACTGATTGGCTTATTGAGTCATGTGGGTCAGTGTCGCTTTCGTGCCTTGAGCACCCAAAGTTCAAAGCCTTGCTTAGTCAGTTAGGTTTGCCTTCAATACCTCGAACCGACATTTTAGGAGCTCGGCTCGACTCCAAGTTTGAAGAGGCCAAAGCTGATTCAGAAGCCAGGATTAGAGATGCAGCGTCTTTTCAAATTGCTTCAGATGGCTGGAAGAATAAGAACTGCTGTGGCGAAGAGAGTGTAGTTAAATTTATGGTCAATCTTCCAAATGGTACTACTGTGTTTCAAAAAGCACTATTTACAGGGGGACTGGTATCATCCAAGTATGCCGAAGAGGTTATTTTGGATACGGTCAACGAGATTTGTGGGAGTGATCTGCAGAAATGTGTGGGGATAATTGCAGATAAGTATAAGGCCAAGGCGTTGAGGAATTTGGAGATAAAGTATCATTGGATGGTAAATCTCTCTTGCCAGCTTCAGGGTTTTATTAGTTTGATAAAGGATTTTAACAAAGAGCTTCCACTTTTCAGGGTAGTTACTGAAAATTGCTTGAAGGTTGCAAACTTTGTAAGCACCAAATCTCAAGTTAGGGATTGTTTAAACAAGTATAAGGTGCAGGAGTTAGAGGGCCATTTGTTGCTTCATGTTCCTTCGCCAAACTGTGATACATCCAAAAACTTTTCTCCTGTTTATGCTATGCTTGATGATTTGCTTAGCTGTGCTCATGTGCTTCAAATGGCTGTGTTAGACGAGTCCTATAAGCTGGCATGCATGGAGGATTCACTTGCCACTGAGGTTTCTAGTCTGATACAAAATGAACGCTTTTGGGATGAAGTAGAGGCAGTTCATTCATTTGTAAAGATGATCCGAGGGATGGCTCGAGAGATTGAAGCCGAAAGGCCACTGATAGGGCAATGCTTGCCTCTTTGGGAAGAGCTGAGATCAAAAGTGAAGGAATGGTGTGCAAAATACAGCATAGCCGAAGAGCCAGtggaaaaaattatagaaaagcGGTTTAGGAAAAATTATCATCCAGCATGGTCAGCTGCATTTATTCTGGACCCTCTTTACTTGAGGAGGGACATAAATGGGAAATATCTTCCACCCTTCAAGTGCCTTTCGCAAGATCAGGAAAAGGATGTGGATTCACTTGTTAATCGGTTGGTGTCCAGGGAAGAAGCTCATGTCGCATTCATGGAGCTTATGAAATGGAG ATCCGAAGGACTAGACCCACTTTATGCTCAGGCAGTTCAGGTTAAACAACGAGACCCTTTAACTGGAAAGATGAAAATTGCCAACCCACAGAGTAGGCGCCTTGTCTGGGAAACTTGCCTAAGCGAGTTTAAGACCCTTGCCAAGGTTGCACTAAGGCTCATTTTCCTCCATTCAACATCTTGTGGCTACAAGTGTAAATGTTCTATCATGAATTTGGTTTGCTCGCATCGACACTCCAGGGTCGGCTTGGAGAAAGCTCAGAAGATGGTATTTGTTGCAGCTCATGCCAAGCTTGAAAGGGGTGACTTTTCTAACGAGGGAGACAAAGATGCAGAACTATTTTCAATGGCAGATGGTGAAAATGACATACTCAATGAG GGATGGTTATGA
- the LOC111808672 gene encoding uncharacterized protein LOC111808672 isoform X3, with the protein MASTNSPPNIDSSELTEDLATKALNKRYECLVTVRTKAIKGKGAWYWAHLEPVLIRNPSNSLPKAVKLKCSLCDSVFSASNPSRTASEHLKRGTCPNLSSISLSNASASPLPISSIPSPTFHNHKKRSSPMNAPILTASYQVHSLAMIEPTRSYAPLISSPRTPVAQNPRLSQHQLVLSGGKDDLGALEMLENSVKKLKSPHASPGPRLSKEQIDSAIELLTDWLIESCGSVSLSCLEHPKFKALLSQLGLPSIPRTDILGARLDSKFEEAKADSEARIRDAASFQIASDGWKNKNCCGEESVVKFMVNLPNGTTVFQKALFTGGLVSSKYAEEVILDTVNEICGSDLQKCVGIIADKYKAKALRNLEIKYHWMVNLSCQLQGFISLIKDFNKELPLFRVVTENCLKVANFVSTKSQVRDCLNKYKVQELEGHLLLHVPSPNCDTSKNFSPVYAMLDDLLSCAHVLQMAVLDESYKLACMEDSLATEVSSLIQNERFWDEVEAVHSFVKMIRGMAREIEAERPLIGQCLPLWEELRSKVKEWCAKYSIAEEPVEKIIEKRFRKNYHPAWSAAFILDPLYLRRDINGKYLPPFKCLSQDQEKDVDSLVNRLVSREEAHVAFMELMKWRSEGLDPLYAQAVQVKQRDPLTGKMKIANPQSRRLVWETCLSEFKTLAKVALRLIFLHSTSCGYKCKCSIMNLVCSHRHSRVGLEKAQKMVFVAAHAKLERGDFSNEGDKDAELFSMADGENDILNEVFSDAPSMKEKEKDNYTDLNMKPL; encoded by the exons ATGGCTTCCACGAACTCACCGCCTAACATTGACTCTTCGGAGTTGACGGAGGATTTAGCGACGAAGGCTTTGAATAAACGGTATGAGTGCCTTGTAACTGTTCGAACGAAGGCTATTAAGGGGAAAGGAGCTTGGTATTGGGCTCATTTGGAGCCTGTTCTTATACGGAATCCTAGTAATAGTCTTCCGAAAGCGGTGAAGCTCAAGTGTTCTTTGTGCGATTCTGTTTTTTCGGCTTCGAACCCTTCGCGGACTGCATCTGAGCATTTGAAGCGAGGCACTTGTCCTAATTTGAGCTCCATTTCTCTGTCTAATGCTTCGGCGTCGCCGTTGCCGATATCGTCCATCCCTTCTCCGACATTTCACAACCACAAGAAGCGAAGCTCCCCAATGAATGCTCCAATTCTTACTGCTTCCTATCAAGTTCATTCGCTTGCCATGATTGAGCCGACGCGGTCCTATGCTCCGCTAATTTCCTCGCCGCGGACGCCAGTGGCTCAAAATCCGCGGTTGAGTCAGCATCAGTTGGTGTTATCAGGTGGGAAAGATGATTTGGGTGCACTAGAAATGCTGGAAAACAGTGTCAAGAAACTGAAGAGTCCACATGCCTCACCTGGACCAAGGCTAAGTAAGGAACAAATCGATTCTGCCATCGAATTACTGACTGATTGGCTTATTGAGTCATGTGGGTCAGTGTCGCTTTCGTGCCTTGAGCACCCAAAGTTCAAAGCCTTGCTTAGTCAGTTAGGTTTGCCTTCAATACCTCGAACCGACATTTTAGGAGCTCGGCTCGACTCCAAGTTTGAAGAGGCCAAAGCTGATTCAGAAGCCAGGATTAGAGATGCAGCGTCTTTTCAAATTGCTTCAGATGGCTGGAAGAATAAGAACTGCTGTGGCGAAGAGAGTGTAGTTAAATTTATGGTCAATCTTCCAAATGGTACTACTGTGTTTCAAAAAGCACTATTTACAGGGGGACTGGTATCATCCAAGTATGCCGAAGAGGTTATTTTGGATACGGTCAACGAGATTTGTGGGAGTGATCTGCAGAAATGTGTGGGGATAATTGCAGATAAGTATAAGGCCAAGGCGTTGAGGAATTTGGAGATAAAGTATCATTGGATGGTAAATCTCTCTTGCCAGCTTCAGGGTTTTATTAGTTTGATAAAGGATTTTAACAAAGAGCTTCCACTTTTCAGGGTAGTTACTGAAAATTGCTTGAAGGTTGCAAACTTTGTAAGCACCAAATCTCAAGTTAGGGATTGTTTAAACAAGTATAAGGTGCAGGAGTTAGAGGGCCATTTGTTGCTTCATGTTCCTTCGCCAAACTGTGATACATCCAAAAACTTTTCTCCTGTTTATGCTATGCTTGATGATTTGCTTAGCTGTGCTCATGTGCTTCAAATGGCTGTGTTAGACGAGTCCTATAAGCTGGCATGCATGGAGGATTCACTTGCCACTGAGGTTTCTAGTCTGATACAAAATGAACGCTTTTGGGATGAAGTAGAGGCAGTTCATTCATTTGTAAAGATGATCCGAGGGATGGCTCGAGAGATTGAAGCCGAAAGGCCACTGATAGGGCAATGCTTGCCTCTTTGGGAAGAGCTGAGATCAAAAGTGAAGGAATGGTGTGCAAAATACAGCATAGCCGAAGAGCCAGtggaaaaaattatagaaaagcGGTTTAGGAAAAATTATCATCCAGCATGGTCAGCTGCATTTATTCTGGACCCTCTTTACTTGAGGAGGGACATAAATGGGAAATATCTTCCACCCTTCAAGTGCCTTTCGCAAGATCAGGAAAAGGATGTGGATTCACTTGTTAATCGGTTGGTGTCCAGGGAAGAAGCTCATGTCGCATTCATGGAGCTTATGAAATGGAGATCCGAAGGACTAGACCCACTTTATGCTCAGGCAGTTCAGGTTAAACAACGAGACCCTTTAACTGGAAAGATGAAAATTGCCAACCCACAGAGTAGGCGCCTTGTCTGGGAAACTTGCCTAAGCGAGTTTAAGACCCTTGCCAAGGTTGCACTAAGGCTCATTTTCCTCCATTCAACATCTTGTGGCTACAAGTGTAAATGTTCTATCATGAATTTGGTTTGCTCGCATCGACACTCCAGGGTCGGCTTGGAGAAAGCTCAGAAGATGGTATTTGTTGCAGCTCATGCCAAGCTTGAAAGGGGTGACTTTTCTAACGAGGGAGACAAAGATGCAGAACTATTTTCAATGGCAGATGGTGAAAATGACATACTCAATGAGGTCTTTTCTGATGCACCCTCAAT gaaagaaaaagaaaaggacaatTACACTGACTTAAATATGAAGCCCCTTTAA
- the LOC111808672 gene encoding uncharacterized protein LOC111808672 isoform X12, with protein sequence MASTNSPPNIDSSELTEDLATKALNKRYECLVTVRTKAIKGKGAWYWAHLEPVLIRNPSNSLPKAVKLKCSLCDSVFSASNPSRTASEHLKRGTCPNLSSISLSNASASPLPISSIPSPTFHNHKKRSSPMNAPILTASYQVHSLAMIEPTRSYAPLISSPRTPVAQNPRLSQHQLVLSGGKDDLGALEMLENSVKKLKSPHASPGPRLSKEQIDSAIELLTDWLIESCGSVSLSCLEHPKFKALLSQLGLPSIPRTDILGARLDSKFEEAKADSEARIRDAASFQIASDGWKNKNCCGEESVVKFMVNLPNGTTVFQKALFTGGLVSSKYAEEVILDTVNEICGSDLQKCVGIIADKYKAKALRNLEIKYHWMVNLSCQLQGFISLIKDFNKELPLFRVVTENCLKVANFVSTKSQVRDCLNKYKVQELEGHLLLHVPSPNCDTSKNFSPVYAMLDDLLSCAHVLQMAVLDESYKLACMEDSLATEVSSLIQNERFWDEVEAVHSFVKMIRGMAREIEAERPLIGQCLPLWEELRSKVKEWCAKYSIAEEPVEKIIEKRFRKNYHPAWSAAFILDPLYLRRDINGKYLPPFKCLSQDQEKDVDSLVNRLVSREEAHVAFMELMKWRSEGLDPLYAQAVQVKQRDPLTGKMKIANPQSRRLVWETCLSEFKTLAKVALRLIFLHSTSCGYKCKCSIMNLVCSHRHSRVGLEKAQKMVFVAAHAKLERGDFSNEGDKDAELFSMADGENDILNE encoded by the exons ATGGCTTCCACGAACTCACCGCCTAACATTGACTCTTCGGAGTTGACGGAGGATTTAGCGACGAAGGCTTTGAATAAACGGTATGAGTGCCTTGTAACTGTTCGAACGAAGGCTATTAAGGGGAAAGGAGCTTGGTATTGGGCTCATTTGGAGCCTGTTCTTATACGGAATCCTAGTAATAGTCTTCCGAAAGCGGTGAAGCTCAAGTGTTCTTTGTGCGATTCTGTTTTTTCGGCTTCGAACCCTTCGCGGACTGCATCTGAGCATTTGAAGCGAGGCACTTGTCCTAATTTGAGCTCCATTTCTCTGTCTAATGCTTCGGCGTCGCCGTTGCCGATATCGTCCATCCCTTCTCCGACATTTCACAACCACAAGAAGCGAAGCTCCCCAATGAATGCTCCAATTCTTACTGCTTCCTATCAAGTTCATTCGCTTGCCATGATTGAGCCGACGCGGTCCTATGCTCCGCTAATTTCCTCGCCGCGGACGCCAGTGGCTCAAAATCCGCGGTTGAGTCAGCATCAGTTGGTGTTATCAGGTGGGAAAGATGATTTGGGTGCACTAGAAATGCTGGAAAACAGTGTCAAGAAACTGAAGAGTCCACATGCCTCACCTGGACCAAGGCTAAGTAAGGAACAAATCGATTCTGCCATCGAATTACTGACTGATTGGCTTATTGAGTCATGTGGGTCAGTGTCGCTTTCGTGCCTTGAGCACCCAAAGTTCAAAGCCTTGCTTAGTCAGTTAGGTTTGCCTTCAATACCTCGAACCGACATTTTAGGAGCTCGGCTCGACTCCAAGTTTGAAGAGGCCAAAGCTGATTCAGAAGCCAGGATTAGAGATGCAGCGTCTTTTCAAATTGCTTCAGATGGCTGGAAGAATAAGAACTGCTGTGGCGAAGAGAGTGTAGTTAAATTTATGGTCAATCTTCCAAATGGTACTACTGTGTTTCAAAAAGCACTATTTACAGGGGGACTGGTATCATCCAAGTATGCCGAAGAGGTTATTTTGGATACGGTCAACGAGATTTGTGGGAGTGATCTGCAGAAATGTGTGGGGATAATTGCAGATAAGTATAAGGCCAAGGCGTTGAGGAATTTGGAGATAAAGTATCATTGGATGGTAAATCTCTCTTGCCAGCTTCAGGGTTTTATTAGTTTGATAAAGGATTTTAACAAAGAGCTTCCACTTTTCAGGGTAGTTACTGAAAATTGCTTGAAGGTTGCAAACTTTGTAAGCACCAAATCTCAAGTTAGGGATTGTTTAAACAAGTATAAGGTGCAGGAGTTAGAGGGCCATTTGTTGCTTCATGTTCCTTCGCCAAACTGTGATACATCCAAAAACTTTTCTCCTGTTTATGCTATGCTTGATGATTTGCTTAGCTGTGCTCATGTGCTTCAAATGGCTGTGTTAGACGAGTCCTATAAGCTGGCATGCATGGAGGATTCACTTGCCACTGAGGTTTCTAGTCTGATACAAAATGAACGCTTTTGGGATGAAGTAGAGGCAGTTCATTCATTTGTAAAGATGATCCGAGGGATGGCTCGAGAGATTGAAGCCGAAAGGCCACTGATAGGGCAATGCTTGCCTCTTTGGGAAGAGCTGAGATCAAAAGTGAAGGAATGGTGTGCAAAATACAGCATAGCCGAAGAGCCAGtggaaaaaattatagaaaagcGGTTTAGGAAAAATTATCATCCAGCATGGTCAGCTGCATTTATTCTGGACCCTCTTTACTTGAGGAGGGACATAAATGGGAAATATCTTCCACCCTTCAAGTGCCTTTCGCAAGATCAGGAAAAGGATGTGGATTCACTTGTTAATCGGTTGGTGTCCAGGGAAGAAGCTCATGTCGCATTCATGGAGCTTATGAAATGGAGATCCGAAGGACTAGACCCACTTTATGCTCAGGCAGTTCAGGTTAAACAACGAGACCCTTTAACTGGAAAGATGAAAATTGCCAACCCACAGAGTAGGCGCCTTGTCTGGGAAACTTGCCTAAGCGAGTTTAAGACCCTTGCCAAGGTTGCACTAAGGCTCATTTTCCTCCATTCAACATCTTGTGGCTACAAGTGTAAATGTTCTATCATGAATTTGGTTTGCTCGCATCGACACTCCAGGGTCGGCTTGGAGAAAGCTCAGAAGATGGTATTTGTTGCAGCTCATGCCAAGCTTGAAAGGGGTGACTTTTCTAACGAGGGAGACAAAGATGCAGAACTATTTTCAATGGCAGATGGTGAAAATGACATACTCAATGAG TAA